The genomic window CTGTCTATATGCCGGGATCGCTACCGTTTGGCTTAAATGGTGGCGGAGTGTTCTACATCTTTGACATGCGGGAACCCGCACGCAACGGCGAGTTTCCAATTCTTGTTGCTCACTCATCTTGCCTTGGGTACGATGATGCCACACTGATCGCCAAGGACATTCACGAGCTACTTTGCGACACAACCAACGTCGAACACTTGATGTGATTCGGTGCAAATTGCGGCGAACCATGTGATGAACGGGAGTTGCGGGCGGCGTCTTTTCGCGAGTTTGAGTTGGTTAGCCGCAACCCCGTTATCACTGACGTTCGCCGACTGAAATGATCATCAACGATAATTGGTTCTCTGACCGCCATCCTGGAGTGACATCCGAGCAGGTATCCGCCATAAACGCTATGTTGCAGGCCCCACTGAGTTCATCAGAACTTACAGACCTCGCGAAGCTGCACGCCAAGGTTCCCGGCGGTACGCCTGCAAATGAATGGCAAATCGCTGTTCGCAACCTGCCCGATAGCTACGTCGATTTACTCCGCGTTTCGCATGGTGGCTGCTTGACTCATGGTGAACGTGAAATCGCATTCTTCGAGGACAGATCGCTTCGCGAGTATCTGCTGCACTACGAGTTTCCTGTCTATATGCCGGGATCGCTACCGTTTGGCTTAAATGGTGGCGGAGTGTTCTACATCTTTGACATGCGGGAACCCGCACGCAACGGCGAGTTTCCAATTCTTGTTGCTCACTCATCTTGCCTTGGGTACGATGATGCCACACTGATCGCCAAGGACATTCACGAGCTACTTTGCGACACAACCAACGTCGAACACTTGATGTGATTCGGTGCAAATTGCGGCGAACCATGTGATGAACGGGAGTTGCGGGCGGCGTCTTTTCGCGAGTTTGAGTTGGTTAGCCGCAACCCCGTTATCACTGACGTTCCCCGACTGAAGCTATTTCCGATCCACGCTAGCTGTCATGATCTCATGTGGTCGATGCCCGTTTGGCTTTCCCGGCGATGTTGTATGCATGAATTGCGCAACTGGTTTCGCGATTGGATTTCCCGCAGGTCGACACCCAAGCGTCGGTCAGGTGCTACCTCTGACACAGGTGTTTCGCATGACGACATCGCGAATCAACGGAAAGATTCGCTGCAAGGCTTTTACTGAAACGGTGCCATCGGAGCTTACGGTAACGGTCGCCACTAGGACCGTCGACTTTCAGGGGCAAACCCATGAATTACTTGACTACCCGTTGAACGATTTAGCCTGTCCTCGCTGCAAGGAAAAGAAACTCAGGTTCTATTTGGCTGATCCAGATACGTGCCCATCATGTGGTGCGGTTGCACTACACAAGCACGTGACTTTAGGGCCGTTATTGCTGCCACCGCTCGATGATTCTGGCGTTTCGTAGGCGAGCGGTTGGATATATGTCGTTTCAAAGTTTGTACAAATCGTCATCAATGCAATACAATTGTCCTTCGCCACTTGGTAACAAAGATGCGGGGAACCAAGGGTTGTTACGGAGCCGGCCTTGCGAGGGTTTGGCAATAGAAAACCAACCGTTCCGGCCCGCAAAACCCAAACGTTACCCGACTGAAACCTACATCTTTCCTTCCCCGCCATGT from Roseimaritima ulvae includes these protein-coding regions:
- a CDS encoding SMI1/KNR4 family protein — protein: MIINDNWFSDRHPGVTSEQVSAINAMLQAPLSSSELTDLAKLHAKVPGGTPANEWQIAVRNLPDSYVDLLRVSHGGCLTHGEREIAFFEDRSLREYLLHYEFPVYMPGSLPFGLNGGGVFYIFDMREPARNGEFPILVAHSSCLGYDDATLIAKDIHELLCDTTNVEHLM